In one window of Tellurirhabdus rosea DNA:
- a CDS encoding acylphosphatase: MKKNLKVRITGTLLGTLFRQKARQRAEKLGLMGFAHNEATDELYIEAEGEPEQVDQFAEWCQSDPGDGLAVEKVQVEEGELQGYDRFLEKL; encoded by the coding sequence ATGAAGAAAAATCTGAAAGTACGGATAACGGGAACCCTGCTCGGGACGCTTTTCCGGCAGAAAGCCCGGCAGCGCGCCGAAAAACTGGGGCTGATGGGCTTTGCCCACAACGAAGCGACGGACGAATTGTACATCGAGGCGGAAGGCGAGCCGGAGCAGGTCGACCAGTTTGCGGAATGGTGCCAGTCGGACCCCGGCGATGGGCTGGCGGTCGAAAAAGTGCAGGTGGAGGAAGGGGAGCTACAGGGCTACGACCGGTTTCTGGAAAAACTGTAA
- a CDS encoding response regulator transcription factor: MIRVLIADDHNVFVEGIESLISGSSEIEVTERCYNAGSVRERLAGSPIDVVLLDISFPQIEDGLGMCEYITRTYPAIKVIALTMHDDASLIKRVVRKGARGYLLKNTTKTELLQAIRTVYNEKQYFNEAIMHILLSDEPKTRKSTAGSDGKPNLTPRETEVLALIAQGLTTQQMAATLFVSTKAVEFHRSSLLMKFRVPNTALLIKTAMEMQYIN, encoded by the coding sequence ATGATACGGGTGTTGATTGCAGATGACCATAATGTGTTTGTGGAAGGGATTGAGTCGCTGATTTCAGGGTCGTCGGAAATTGAGGTCACGGAGCGGTGTTACAACGCCGGTTCGGTGCGCGAACGACTGGCCGGTTCGCCGATCGATGTCGTGCTGCTGGACATTTCGTTCCCCCAGATTGAAGACGGCCTCGGCATGTGCGAATACATCACCCGCACGTATCCGGCCATCAAGGTCATCGCCCTGACCATGCACGACGACGCCAGCCTCATCAAGCGGGTCGTCCGCAAAGGAGCCCGGGGCTATTTGCTGAAAAATACCACCAAGACCGAGCTGCTGCAGGCCATCCGGACGGTCTACAACGAAAAGCAGTATTTCAACGAGGCGATCATGCATATTCTGCTGAGCGACGAGCCCAAAACCCGGAAATCGACGGCCGGATCGGACGGAAAGCCGAACCTGACGCCGCGCGAGACGGAGGTACTGGCCCTGATCGCGCAGGGACTGACGACCCAACAGATGGCGGCCACCCTGTTTGTAAGCACCAAGGCTGTCGAATTCCACCGAAGCAGCCTCCTGATGAAGTTCCGGGTTCCGAACACGGCCCTGCTCATCAAGACCGCCATGGAAATGCAATACATCAATTAA
- a CDS encoding ATP-binding protein, whose translation MIQFTAGLFAGVARRFSKAVGTVVALLVLGAGQPVQAVAEISTIDSLKNRIRNLVLEKKYSQAAGLSNELGNMYNQRYGYNKYTVDAYFNALTYYNLAGDSTGYYGEHLAIGDYYSKDYFMQPHARKYLHKALQYFRRKQNMPKVIECRLALANIAQKNEGFSRALLTDLRETERLSEQYRQPYFQAYAQNLLASTYSQMKRPDSAYYFAHRSLALARGVNVNWLIALNHFYLGLVEQFRNRPEAALREYEQSYQLARQENNIAMLRELARHSATSYAQMGDHKKAYEASLKNVDFTNQFYYSEQTKSIRLQELDSQIKTLAVEKQLAEEQSYHQHVLNVTLIIISVISVICAVGLVYLRRQQKLISHQQAVIAQQQIRQLELKSLRAMIEGQEGERSRIARDLHDGLGIQLSRIKLFVEAHQEQLPRSVKDPLNQFLDEACTETRLISNNLRPYALSSFGLVPALEDLVQKLNLVNQTRLTLEHYGDLPPLNDEATVMIYRVVQELLNNALKHARAQNVAVQIMTNDEAILISVDDDGQGGDFTGNDHRGNDRRGNGIANIHSRVAYLGGQVEWHSESGKGTSVMISLPTDKLDKNDSV comes from the coding sequence ATGATACAATTCACCGCTGGTTTGTTTGCAGGTGTTGCCCGCCGCTTTTCGAAGGCGGTCGGAACGGTCGTGGCCCTGCTGGTGCTGGGAGCCGGACAGCCGGTGCAGGCCGTAGCGGAGATTTCAACCATCGACAGTCTGAAAAACCGGATTCGGAATCTGGTTCTGGAAAAAAAATATAGCCAGGCGGCCGGACTGAGCAACGAACTGGGCAATATGTACAACCAGCGGTACGGGTACAATAAATACACGGTTGACGCCTACTTCAACGCGCTGACGTACTACAACCTGGCCGGTGATTCGACGGGGTATTACGGCGAGCACCTCGCCATCGGGGATTATTATTCGAAGGATTATTTCATGCAGCCGCACGCCCGGAAGTACCTCCACAAGGCACTTCAGTATTTCCGCCGGAAGCAGAATATGCCCAAGGTCATCGAGTGCCGGCTGGCACTGGCCAATATCGCCCAGAAGAACGAAGGGTTTTCGCGGGCGCTGCTGACCGACCTGCGCGAAACGGAGCGGCTAAGTGAGCAGTACCGGCAGCCGTATTTTCAGGCGTACGCCCAGAATCTGCTGGCCAGTACCTATTCGCAGATGAAACGGCCGGACTCGGCGTACTATTTCGCCCACCGGAGCCTGGCGCTGGCCAGGGGAGTGAACGTGAACTGGCTGATCGCCCTGAATCATTTTTACCTGGGGCTGGTGGAGCAGTTTCGCAACCGGCCCGAAGCGGCCCTGCGCGAATACGAACAAAGCTACCAGCTTGCCCGGCAGGAGAACAACATTGCCATGCTGCGCGAACTGGCCCGGCACTCGGCCACCAGCTACGCCCAGATGGGCGACCATAAAAAGGCGTACGAAGCGTCGCTGAAGAATGTCGATTTTACCAACCAGTTCTACTACTCGGAGCAGACCAAGAGCATCCGGCTGCAGGAACTGGACAGTCAGATAAAAACGCTGGCGGTGGAGAAGCAACTGGCCGAAGAGCAGAGCTACCACCAGCACGTACTCAACGTGACCCTGATCATTATTTCCGTTATCAGCGTAATCTGTGCCGTAGGGCTGGTTTACCTGCGCCGCCAGCAAAAGCTCATTTCGCACCAGCAGGCCGTGATTGCCCAGCAGCAGATCCGCCAGCTCGAACTGAAGTCGCTGCGGGCGATGATCGAAGGGCAGGAGGGAGAACGGAGCCGGATCGCCCGGGACCTGCACGACGGACTGGGCATTCAGCTCTCGCGAATCAAGCTGTTTGTGGAGGCGCATCAGGAGCAGCTGCCGCGGTCGGTCAAAGACCCGCTGAACCAGTTTCTCGACGAGGCCTGTACCGAAACCCGCCTGATTTCCAACAACCTGCGGCCCTACGCCCTGTCGAGTTTCGGACTCGTGCCCGCGCTGGAAGACCTGGTGCAGAAGCTCAATCTGGTGAACCAGACCCGGCTGACGCTCGAACATTACGGCGACCTGCCTCCGCTGAACGACGAGGCAACCGTCATGATCTACAGAGTGGTACAGGAATTGCTGAATAATGCCCTGAAACACGCCAGGGCTCAGAATGTAGCGGTGCAGATCATGACCAACGACGAAGCCATCCTGATCAGCGTGGACGACGACGGACAGGGCGGCGATTTTACCGGCAACGACCATCGTGGCAATGACCGCCGGGGTAACGGAATCGCCAACATCCATTCCCGGGTCGCTTACCTCGGCGGACAGGTGGAGTGGCACAGCGAATCGGGAAAAGGAACCTCCGTCATGATTTCCCTGCCCACGGATAAACTGGACAAAAACGACAGCGTATAA
- a CDS encoding SusC/RagA family TonB-linked outer membrane protein: protein MIKPILSGAILLSAWMSVFASDRPTGGATPGTARVEQPARNTAGALRSADVKALVKGVVSDDKGNTLPGATVSVKGTQVGTTTDAEGRFSINVPAGSTTLVVSFIGMKTQEVVVGSRTNLNIVLAANEQSLDEVVVIGYGTAKRADVTSSITTLKASELKDMPVAGIDQMLQGKAAGVTVTSNGGQPGGGVSVKVRGVTSINSNDPLFVIDGVPFVGGNTSNSQGYAGLGGSDGQTGNSVMAMLNPNDIESIDVLKDASAQAIYGSQAANGVILITTKKGKAGEGKVNYEMFTGVSEVARRLDLMNLRDFARYQNEVLPLIGNPVADEFKNPDLLGEGTDWQEAMFRHGKTNNHQLSFSGGRDKTTFYLSLNYYDNTGILLGSDFKRYSTRFSLDNQLKSWIKVGMSANVSRSIQNVSLADAAEGTIWWGASTSPLTPVKNLDGTWGGGQTVGGVQYYGSNLVGNSEFRGNKKTTNNVFGNLYAEVQLLKDLSLRNEVSYSLGQDNNVAFQKAGNVGTTSFRSKLIDSRSDSYYWSLTNYLSYNKYMGKHGIQATLGHQAQNSYWQAISGTKVDLQANIFDLNTGLADQTTWGLNGGKGQWAMESWFARANYTYDERYSVSASYRADGSSNFGPNNRWGYFPGVSLGWTVSNESFLKNSPVNNVVSFLKVRAGYGSVGNQNFPGGAPNPAYVGAVQFFSGPVGFGSSNMINGIPNPNLKWESVKTTNAGIDIGFLNGRIDATIDVYKKVTSDMIIFLTGPNLIGVGDQWDDLKAPLGNAGQMTNKGIDLSITSTNIKAGKLTWKTSAVLTHFKNTYDRAASAASALDGKVYYNNYLITHTTPGRPVGSFWGLVTDGLFRSQEELNASAPQFGYKVNQNETWLGDIRFKDINGDKKIDASDYTFIGSPLPKFTWGLTNTLNYGDIDFSLFFQGAQGAKAFNFLRWQLEGLSNAYTNQLTTVNDRYSAANPNGSLPRFTATNKNNTAMSDRYVEDASYARIQNVTLGYRLPRTLLSKVKMSNLRIYGTIQNLYTFTKYSGYDPEIGSYNNSIKLMNVDAGHYPNPRTFTIGANVQF from the coding sequence ATGATCAAACCTATCCTTTCGGGAGCGATACTCCTGAGTGCCTGGATGAGCGTTTTTGCGAGCGACAGGCCTACGGGTGGCGCTACACCGGGCACAGCCAGGGTGGAACAGCCCGCCAGAAATACGGCCGGTGCGCTCCGGTCGGCCGACGTGAAAGCGTTGGTAAAAGGGGTTGTTTCCGACGACAAGGGAAATACCCTGCCCGGCGCTACGGTGTCGGTAAAAGGCACCCAGGTCGGTACGACCACGGATGCCGAAGGTCGTTTCTCGATCAACGTGCCTGCCGGATCGACCACGCTTGTGGTGTCGTTCATCGGCATGAAAACGCAGGAAGTGGTGGTGGGCAGCCGCACAAACCTGAACATCGTCCTGGCGGCCAACGAACAGTCGCTGGACGAAGTGGTGGTCATCGGGTACGGTACGGCCAAGCGGGCCGACGTAACGTCGTCCATCACCACCCTGAAGGCTTCCGAGCTGAAAGACATGCCCGTTGCCGGTATCGACCAGATGCTGCAGGGTAAGGCGGCCGGGGTGACCGTTACCAGCAACGGCGGTCAGCCGGGCGGCGGCGTATCGGTCAAAGTACGCGGGGTAACGTCCATCAACAGCAACGACCCGCTGTTCGTCATCGATGGCGTCCCGTTCGTGGGCGGAAACACCTCCAACAGCCAGGGCTACGCCGGTCTCGGCGGCAGCGACGGCCAGACCGGTAACTCCGTGATGGCCATGCTGAACCCGAACGACATCGAAAGCATCGACGTCCTGAAAGACGCTTCTGCCCAGGCCATCTACGGTTCGCAGGCGGCCAACGGCGTTATCCTGATTACAACCAAGAAAGGCAAGGCCGGCGAAGGCAAGGTTAACTACGAAATGTTTACGGGCGTTTCAGAAGTGGCCCGCCGCCTCGACCTGATGAACCTGCGGGATTTTGCCCGCTACCAGAACGAAGTGCTGCCGCTGATCGGCAACCCGGTTGCCGACGAGTTCAAGAACCCGGACCTGCTGGGCGAAGGGACCGACTGGCAGGAAGCCATGTTCCGCCACGGCAAAACGAACAACCACCAGCTGAGCTTCTCGGGCGGTCGCGACAAAACGACGTTTTACCTTTCGTTGAACTATTACGACAACACGGGTATCCTGCTCGGTTCGGACTTCAAACGCTACTCGACCCGTTTCAGCCTCGACAACCAATTGAAGAGCTGGATCAAAGTCGGGATGAGCGCCAACGTGTCGCGCAGCATTCAGAACGTTTCGCTGGCCGATGCGGCCGAAGGAACGATCTGGTGGGGTGCCTCGACGAGCCCGCTGACGCCGGTGAAAAACCTGGACGGTACCTGGGGCGGCGGCCAGACGGTCGGCGGGGTGCAGTACTATGGTTCCAACCTCGTCGGTAACTCCGAGTTCCGGGGCAACAAGAAGACGACCAACAACGTCTTTGGTAACCTGTACGCCGAAGTGCAGCTGCTGAAAGACCTGTCGCTGCGCAACGAAGTGTCGTACTCGCTCGGTCAGGACAACAACGTGGCTTTCCAGAAAGCCGGTAACGTAGGAACGACCTCGTTCCGCAGCAAGCTCATCGACTCGCGCTCGGACAGCTACTACTGGTCGCTGACCAACTACCTGAGCTACAACAAGTACATGGGTAAGCACGGAATTCAGGCAACGCTCGGTCACCAGGCGCAGAACTCCTACTGGCAGGCCATCTCCGGCACGAAAGTAGACCTGCAGGCCAACATCTTTGACCTGAACACGGGTCTGGCCGACCAGACGACCTGGGGTCTGAACGGGGGCAAAGGCCAGTGGGCAATGGAATCCTGGTTCGCCCGCGCCAACTATACCTACGACGAACGGTACTCGGTATCGGCCAGCTACCGCGCCGACGGTTCATCGAACTTCGGCCCGAACAACCGCTGGGGTTACTTCCCGGGCGTATCGCTGGGCTGGACGGTTTCGAACGAAAGCTTCCTGAAGAATTCGCCGGTGAACAACGTGGTTAGCTTCCTGAAAGTCCGGGCCGGTTACGGTTCGGTCGGTAACCAGAACTTCCCCGGCGGCGCGCCGAACCCGGCCTATGTGGGTGCCGTGCAGTTCTTCTCCGGTCCGGTTGGTTTCGGTTCGTCGAACATGATCAACGGTATTCCGAACCCGAACCTGAAATGGGAATCGGTGAAAACGACCAACGCCGGGATCGACATCGGCTTCCTCAACGGCCGCATCGACGCTACCATCGACGTGTATAAAAAAGTAACGTCCGACATGATCATCTTCCTGACCGGCCCGAACCTGATTGGGGTGGGCGACCAGTGGGATGACCTGAAAGCGCCGCTGGGCAACGCCGGCCAGATGACCAACAAGGGAATTGACCTGAGCATCACCAGCACCAACATCAAGGCCGGGAAACTGACCTGGAAGACCAGCGCCGTGCTGACGCACTTCAAGAACACCTACGACCGGGCCGCCAGCGCCGCTTCGGCCCTCGACGGAAAGGTGTACTACAACAACTACCTGATTACGCACACGACGCCGGGCCGCCCGGTAGGTTCCTTCTGGGGACTGGTTACGGACGGGCTGTTCCGTTCGCAGGAAGAACTGAACGCGAGTGCACCGCAGTTCGGCTACAAAGTGAACCAGAACGAAACCTGGCTTGGCGACATCCGCTTCAAGGACATCAACGGCGACAAGAAAATCGACGCCAGCGACTACACCTTCATCGGAAGCCCGCTGCCGAAGTTTACCTGGGGTCTGACCAACACGCTGAACTACGGCGACATCGACTTTTCGCTGTTCTTCCAGGGAGCACAGGGCGCCAAAGCCTTCAACTTCCTGCGCTGGCAGCTCGAAGGGCTGAGCAACGCCTACACCAACCAGTTGACGACGGTGAACGACCGCTACTCGGCCGCCAACCCGAACGGCTCACTGCCCCGCTTCACGGCGACCAACAAGAACAACACGGCCATGTCGGACCGCTACGTGGAGGACGCTTCATACGCCCGGATTCAGAACGTAACGCTGGGCTACCGCCTGCCGCGCACGCTGCTGAGCAAGGTGAAAATGTCGAACCTGCGCATCTACGGCACGATCCAGAACCTGTACACCTTTACGAAGTACTCAGGTTACGATCCGGAAATCGGTTCCTACAACAACAGCATCAAGCTGATGAACGTAGACGCCGGCCACTACCCGAACCCGCGGACGTTCACGATTGGAGCGAATGTACAATTCTAA
- a CDS encoding RagB/SusD family nutrient uptake outer membrane protein, whose amino-acid sequence MKRNFIYAALLAPALLLASCKENFIERPSLSGTTTGNYYNNAEEVRAATSTLYSGLPWRNYESRAQDAIGDVMAGNMFTYTDVEYLNFTVSSASERIGAAWGAFYKIIGYSNVMLKTFEEKKAAGGGAYLDPAIAECRFIRGTLYFFIARTWGAAPIITDPGETALSGNFNIPRYLQKDVLRFALEDLKAAEAGLPESDAPGRATKYTAKGMMAKLYLYQKDYANAKLKAEEVINSGKYSLVSDYMGMFTKASMNNNAESLFSIQHQFAQDPWGTGNLKNPDRGASQLRTSEADAWEMYVPSIDMLKEYEFGDLRRRWSVMEHGWSNPAWKPQRANAPKYNAFMANGFVYDTTRTADEGGNLNPTRSNIVKYFAGPGKTYGGEPVMGQNSGNNVVILRYADILLIYAEAVLGTNASTADAKALAALNQVRSRAGLPAKSAITIDDILHERRVEFAFEGDYWFDIQRQGFAKAKAIIEKQNRGTATAASYITNFTEDKMFLPIPAGEIIQDPELGKEPVPYYK is encoded by the coding sequence ATGAAACGCAATTTCATATACGCCGCCCTGCTGGCCCCAGCTCTTCTGCTGGCTTCCTGTAAGGAAAACTTCATCGAACGGCCTTCGCTTTCGGGAACCACAACCGGTAACTATTACAACAATGCCGAGGAAGTGCGGGCCGCTACGAGCACGCTCTACAGCGGTCTGCCCTGGCGCAATTACGAAAGCCGCGCGCAGGACGCCATCGGCGACGTCATGGCCGGTAACATGTTTACCTACACCGATGTCGAATACCTGAACTTCACGGTATCGTCGGCCTCGGAGCGCATCGGCGCAGCCTGGGGGGCTTTTTACAAAATCATCGGGTACTCCAACGTGATGCTGAAGACCTTCGAGGAGAAGAAAGCAGCCGGCGGCGGAGCTTACCTCGACCCGGCCATTGCCGAGTGCCGCTTCATCCGCGGTACGCTGTACTTCTTCATCGCCCGCACCTGGGGCGCCGCTCCGATCATCACCGATCCGGGCGAAACGGCGCTGTCGGGTAACTTTAACATCCCGCGCTACCTCCAGAAGGACGTACTGCGGTTTGCGCTCGAAGACCTGAAAGCCGCCGAAGCCGGACTGCCGGAATCGGACGCGCCGGGCCGCGCGACCAAGTACACGGCCAAAGGCATGATGGCGAAACTATACCTGTACCAGAAGGACTACGCCAACGCCAAACTGAAGGCCGAAGAAGTCATCAACTCGGGCAAATACAGCCTGGTGAGCGATTACATGGGCATGTTCACGAAAGCGAGCATGAACAACAACGCCGAGTCGCTGTTCTCGATCCAGCACCAGTTTGCGCAGGACCCCTGGGGAACGGGCAACCTGAAAAACCCGGACCGCGGCGCCAGCCAACTCCGCACATCGGAGGCCGACGCCTGGGAGATGTACGTCCCGTCGATCGACATGCTGAAAGAGTACGAGTTCGGGGATCTGCGCCGCCGCTGGTCGGTGATGGAACACGGCTGGAGCAACCCCGCCTGGAAACCGCAGCGCGCCAATGCCCCGAAATACAACGCCTTCATGGCTAACGGGTTTGTCTACGACACGACCCGCACGGCCGACGAGGGCGGTAACCTGAACCCTACCCGTTCGAACATCGTGAAGTACTTCGCCGGACCGGGTAAAACCTACGGTGGCGAGCCGGTGATGGGCCAGAACTCAGGCAACAACGTGGTAATCCTGCGTTACGCCGACATTCTGCTGATCTACGCCGAAGCGGTGCTGGGAACGAATGCTTCCACGGCGGATGCCAAAGCGCTCGCGGCCCTTAACCAGGTACGTTCGCGGGCGGGTCTGCCGGCGAAGAGCGCCATCACCATTGATGACATTCTGCACGAACGCCGTGTTGAGTTTGCTTTCGAGGGAGATTACTGGTTCGACATCCAGCGCCAGGGCTTTGCCAAGGCGAAGGCCATCATCGAGAAGCAGAACCGGGGAACGGCCACGGCCGCGAGCTACATCACCAACTTCACGGAGGACAAGATGTTCCTGCCCATCCCGGCCGGTGAAATCATCCAGGACCCTGAACTGGGCAAAGAACCCGTTCCGTACTATAAGTGA
- a CDS encoding IPT/TIG domain-containing protein: MKFNIFNRIAALSALTLAAGFTLTSCTEDTDGSPQIKPGNPVVAKIFPDSAASGSLVTVTGSGLGDMRTVVFEKQAVPAGFQSTLNTDGALMFRVPSEAAGGVQKVTLTNSAGQAVTVNFKVLAFATVSDASNFNFSKGTEITITGNNLDDVTAVAFADSVKGISDPATIVSKAKKTLVIKMPASTLDRGTLTITNSTGRTRTRQEFVNVDKAYQIFSDAYGTGYQDGSWGDGGVVSTKEFKSGTASVAKTFQKGNWHLIGFANWSSSAISYSPDYTYITGWIKGASADYSLYLTTDASKGGFGGYDEKNRIDVKANTWTYFKLKLSDIDFWSAGKTLKQVGFRIKGPDKQDETFYFDDIMLVK; encoded by the coding sequence ATGAAATTCAATATCTTCAACCGCATCGCCGCGCTGTCTGCCCTGACGCTGGCGGCTGGTTTTACCCTGACTTCCTGCACGGAGGATACCGACGGCAGCCCCCAGATCAAGCCGGGTAACCCGGTGGTCGCCAAAATTTTCCCGGATTCGGCGGCGAGCGGCTCGCTCGTGACCGTTACGGGCTCGGGCCTGGGCGACATGCGCACCGTGGTCTTCGAAAAGCAGGCCGTTCCGGCTGGTTTCCAGTCGACGCTGAACACCGACGGCGCGCTGATGTTCCGCGTGCCGAGCGAAGCGGCGGGTGGCGTACAAAAAGTGACGCTGACTAACAGCGCCGGTCAGGCCGTGACGGTGAACTTCAAAGTGCTGGCCTTTGCGACGGTGAGCGACGCCTCGAACTTCAACTTCTCGAAAGGCACCGAAATCACCATCACCGGCAACAACCTCGACGACGTGACGGCGGTGGCTTTTGCCGACTCGGTGAAAGGTATTTCGGACCCGGCCACGATTGTTTCGAAAGCCAAGAAAACGCTGGTAATCAAAATGCCGGCTTCGACCCTCGACCGGGGCACGCTGACCATTACCAACAGCACCGGCCGCACGCGCACACGGCAGGAATTCGTGAACGTCGATAAGGCGTACCAAATCTTCTCGGATGCCTACGGAACCGGCTATCAGGATGGTTCGTGGGGCGACGGCGGGGTTGTCTCGACGAAAGAGTTCAAGTCCGGCACGGCTTCCGTTGCGAAGACTTTCCAGAAAGGCAACTGGCACCTGATCGGCTTTGCCAACTGGTCTTCTTCGGCCATCAGCTACTCGCCTGACTACACCTACATCACGGGCTGGATCAAAGGCGCGTCGGCGGACTACTCGCTGTACCTGACCACGGATGCCAGCAAGGGCGGCTTCGGCGGCTACGACGAGAAGAACCGCATCGACGTGAAGGCCAACACCTGGACATACTTCAAACTCAAACTGTCGGACATCGACTTCTGGTCGGCCGGCAAGACGCTGAAACAGGTTGGTTTCCGCATCAAAGGACCGGACAAGCAGGACGAGACGTTCTACTTCGACGACATCATGTTGGTGAAGTAA